Proteins encoded together in one Quercus lobata isolate SW786 chromosome 3, ValleyOak3.0 Primary Assembly, whole genome shotgun sequence window:
- the LOC115979253 gene encoding uncharacterized protein LOC115979253, with protein MDSGLSWADQWDDHPDPPPPSAAAASENDKKKNKDGSKGSKIGKSILNFKWVKDIRKKSQKE; from the coding sequence atgGATTCTGGACTTTCATGGGCTGATCAATGGGACGATCACCCCGATCCCCCGCCAccatcagcagcagcagcatcAGAGAATgacaagaagaagaacaagGATGGGTCTAAAGGGAGCAAGATTGGGAAGTcaatattaaatttcaaatggGTGAAAGATATCCGCAAGAAATCTCAGAAAGAATGA